From Slackia heliotrinireducens DSM 20476:
GTAGCCGCTGCCGAAGTAGACCGGTGCGGGGCCGGAACCGTAGTGGGTCAGGCAACCGTAGAAGTTGGAGATCATGCCCAGCAGCATGGCCGCAGCCAGAGGAGGCGCACCTGCAGCGAGGCAGACAGCCAGGAATGCGGAGTACATTGCCGACACGTGAGCCGTGGCGGATGCGAACAGGTAGTGGGACAGGAAGTACACGACACCCAGAATGATGAGCGCGACGAGCCAGGACATGCCGCCGACGGCGCCGGCCATGATGTCGGAGAACCACGGGATGAGACCCAGGGTGTTCAGGTAGGACGCCATCATAACCAGGGCGGCGAACCAAACCAGAGTGTCCCAAGCGGCCTTCTCGTTCTTGATGTCTTCCCAGGTAAGAACACCCAGGACCAGAAGCATGGCCAGACCGATGAACGCGGTGACCGTAGCGTTCAGGCTGATGGAGCTGCCGGCGATCCAGAGAACCAGGATGACGAGGAAAACCAGGATCATGAGCTTCTCGGAGGTCTTCACCGGGCCCATTTCCTTCAGCTTCTCGTGAGCAAGGTCGCTTGCTTCAGGCGTTTCCTTGATCTCGGGCGGGAAGATCTTGAAGATGACGAACGGAACGACGATCAGGCACACGAGGCCGGGCACGCATGCGGCGATGGCCCAACCGGCCCAGTCGATGTTGATGCCGGCCAGTTCAGCCGCGAGGGAGACTGCCAACGGGTTGGCGGCCATGGCGGTCATGAACATGGCGGAGGTGATCATGTCGGCCTGGAATGCCGTGACGTGCAGGTACGAACCCAACTTGCGGGCGGTGCCGTCGTCAGGGTTGGAGCCGAAGACGCGGGACAGCGACGAAACGATCGGGTAGATCACGCCGCCGGCGCGAGCCGTGTTGGACG
This genomic window contains:
- a CDS encoding anion permease, translating into MVAQHQLGKKTEEAVSKRNQGGKKKGVNWITLAVTVLVGLVLWFIPVPAGLVEFAQSAEGFEDIDGAVLAANCWHLFAIFVATIVGLILKPMPMGAVSILALTVIMLTKLLDNGSSSGYITNTLSGFHNTTIWLIVIAFFISRGFIKTGLGNRIAYLFMSKFGKKTLGLSYSLAATDLILATAMPSNTARAGGVIYPIVSSLSRVFGSNPDDGTARKLGSYLHVTAFQADMITSAMFMTAMAANPLAVSLAAELAGINIDWAGWAIAACVPGLVCLIVVPFVIFKIFPPEIKETPEASDLAHEKLKEMGPVKTSEKLMILVFLVILVLWIAGSSISLNATVTAFIGLAMLLVLGVLTWEDIKNEKAAWDTLVWFAALVMMASYLNTLGLIPWFSDIMAGAVGGMSWLVALIILGVVYFLSHYLFASATAHVSAMYSAFLAVCLAAGAPPLAAAMLLGMISNFYGCLTHYGSGPAPVYFGSGYVTQGKWWTIGLVCAVIEMIILFTVGFGWWSVIGYM